From the genome of Podarcis raffonei isolate rPodRaf1 chromosome W, rPodRaf1.pri, whole genome shotgun sequence:
atagggcgaggcatcgcatgctagcaccaccggcagcctctcgtcgaagtgtgccaagaccgagtttgagacaagcaagtccttgactgcctggaatgcggcctcctggcgctggccccacacccaaggggcccgcttgtccaggagtctgtgtaggggctctgctaccgccgccttgtggggaaggaaggaatggtaaaagttcaatagtcccaagaaggcctgaagttcagtcttgttcttgggcgctggggcatcacaaatggcccgtaccttgtccccagtcgggtggaccccttctgcgtccaccataaatcccagaaagtccacctgaggcactcctagtagacatttttcccgcttcaccttgagacccgccgtctggaaacggtgcagaacggtgcggaggcggtcctcaaactcctctggtgtgggcccggcaatcaacacatcatcgaagaagggggtgacgccaggaatccctttaagtagagagtccattagattctggaatatgcctggtgccacactgacaccgaattgcagccgctttaccctgaatgctcctctgtgcgtcacaatcgtctgtgcctctgctgtggcctcatctactggcagctgttgatatgcttgggccaagtccagcttgccaaaaattttcgacccagccagggtggcaagaacatggctgaccactggcactgggtatgcatgggccgtgagggccttgtttatggtacatttgtagtctgcgcagatgcggactgaaccattaggcttgacgggcgtgacgattggggtttcccagggggcattaggcaccggctccagcactccttgctccacgagccggtccaattcctcgtctatacggggtttcagggcgaacgggacccggcgggccttgagcctgaccggtcgtactgcggggtcaagctgtagagcaatgggggggggggccgtatactgtcccaatttcccatcgaaaacccccggaaattccttgcatatggcgtccacgtccacttgtaagctagtgtggttcaccccggtgacggctagccccagtggtccaaaccatgccaatcccagtaagctaatgtaggggcccttgaccacaagcaagtccagttgccgcatccgccctcggtattgcaccctgaaggtccccaccctcccggagggtgaatggggccggcctgagtttgggacccccagtaggacacagtttccttaaggtccttgccgagattatggatagagttgaacccgtgtcaagctccatgcggcatggggccccctctatctgtacgtcaacataaattttctctacgttggggtggggcaactggtatacctggaagtccgtgagctctgtcgagttgccttggtgcgttgggccccgggacctggggctcttggattggtcatctgatgcctggcgtcgggtgggccgagcccgacacacccgggcgatgtgtcccaattttctgcactgcctgcactctgcgttgcggaaacggcaggt
Proteins encoded in this window:
- the LOC128406131 gene encoding uncharacterized protein K02A2.6-like, producing the protein MRQLDLLVVKGPYISLLGLAWFGPLGLAVTGVNHTSLQVDVDAICKEFPGVFDGKLGQYTAPPPIALQLDPAVRPVRLKARRVPFALKPRIDEELDRLVEQGVLEPVPNAPWETPIVTPVKPNGSVRICADYKCTINKALTAHAYPVPVVSHVLATLAGSKIFGKLDLAQAYQQLPVDEATAEAQTIVTHRGAFRVKRLQFGVSVAPGIFQNLMDSLLKGIPGVTPFFDDVLIAGPTPEEFEDRLRTVLHRFQTAGLKVKREKCLLGVPQVDFLGFMVDAEGVHPTGDKVRAICDAPAPKNKTELQAFLGLLNFYHSFLPHKAARQEAAFQAVKDLLVSNSVLAHFDERLPVVLACDASPYGIGAVLGHQLPDGREVPVAYFSQTLNATERNYSQIDKEGLAIVKGVKKFHDFLYGRPFTVVTDHKPLLGLFAPEKQTPQVLSPRVLRWSIFLASYQYALIHRPGKAMGHADALSRGWPSSSPGPEFAGYTTRKHELSAHKGCLLWGSRVVVPQPLRKRVLTALHETHPGVVRMKALARSYVWWPGIDGEIEAWVKHCQACQESRPDPPRAPVQSWESARAPWSRLHVDFAGPFQGKTFFIVVDSYTKWLEVALVLSTSTSAAIRVLRRLFATNGLPDTLVSDNGTAFTSGEFQTFTAQNAIRHIRSAPFHPATNGQAE